In Ischnura elegans chromosome 9, ioIscEleg1.1, whole genome shotgun sequence, the following proteins share a genomic window:
- the LOC124164866 gene encoding piggyBac transposable element-derived protein 3-like, with protein MSRQRLTVNEIINILEEEGDEHRPQTIIITGPEEGAEAITDEDSDESDAEVTGDPTHLPRRVLDAEGQLHSRETLPEESQSEQPSTYKGCKRMAKKRKLKDSTKKWSRDLTELNFKLPEFIPPLTPSRFSINQSPFDSFRVFFSEDFVLHIVEQTNMYANLRGNHGFSVASEEIYAFLGILLFSGYHFLPRKRLFWNTDDDCNVTIVRETMRRNRFDGILRYLHLADNTNLDTSDRLYKIRPIFQFLNRNFKLLPPRMNCCVDETIIPYYGKHGAKQFIKGKPIRFGFKLWCLAESNGHIIHAEPYGGLCTRIPKSDLGQGGDVVVGLLEKSQLEKGSRLFFDNLFTSEKLLYTLKDMQIGGTGTLRENRVKYAENELTEKNKFKKEARGTMEERTNGDILVTRWNDNAVVTMMTNCIQGGNKVVNRYSRKEKKNVTVPIPLAIAEYNKFMGGVDLCDQLLAMYRVNIRTKKWWWPFFAWAVDVSCVQGWLLHRHVGSTMDHLQFRRECALYMMRHFGSPSAGRGFRQSHTGAEEIRTDHLDHLITKGSSKYKVCAQCKKRTVYICKKCNISLHLECFLAFHEK; from the exons AT GTCTCGACAGCGTCTGAccgtaaatgaaataataaatatacttgaGGAAGAGGGTGACGAACACAGGCCGCAGACAATAATTATAACTGGACCGGAGGAAGGTGCTGAGGCTATTACGGATGAAGATTCCGATGAATCAGATGCGGAAGTGACTGGAGATCCAACGCATCTACCACGACGTGTTTTGGATGCAGAAGGACAGCTTCATTCGAGGGAAACTCTGCCTGAAGAATCGCAGTCAGAGCAACCGTCGACATACAAAGGGTGCAAAAGGATGGCCAAAAAACGCAAGTTAAAAGATTCAACAAAAAAATGGTCGCGCGATTTAactgagttaaattttaaattacctgAGTTTATCCCCCCTCTAACTCCGAGTAGATTCTCGATCAATCAGTCACCCTTTGATTCCTTTAGGGTTTTCTTTTCTGAGGATTTCGTGTTGCACATAGTAGAACAAACAAATATGTATGCGAACTTGAGAGGGAATCATGGATTCAGCGTAGCTAGTGAAGAGATAtatgcatttcttggcatattGCTATTCTCTGGATACCACTTTTTACCCAGAAAACGCCTCTTTTGGAACACAGATGATGACTGCAATGTCACTATTGTCAGAGAAACAATGAGAAGGAATAGATTTGATGGTATTCTCCGCTACTTACACTTAGCAGACAACACAAACCTTGATACTTCTGATAGATTATATAAAATACggccaatatttcaatttttaaacagaaattttaaGCTATTACCTCCCAGGATGAACTGCTGTGTTGATGAAACTATAATTCCATATTATGGAAAACATGGCGCAAAGCAGTTTATAAAAGGAAAACCAATAAGGTTTGGGTTCAAACTATGGTGTCTGGCAGAATCAAATGGCCATATAATTCACGCAGAGCCCTATGGAGGATTGTGTACTCGAATCCCGAAGTctgatcttggtcaaggaggTGATGTAGTTGTGGGCTTATTGGAAAAGAGTCAACTAGAAAAAGGTTCAAGGTTGTTCTTCGATAACCTTTTCACATCTGAAAAGTTACTGTACACTTTAAAGGATATGCAAATTGGAGGGACTGGCACACTACGTGAAAATCGAGTGAAGTATGCAGAAAAtgagttaacagaaaaaaataaattcaaaaaagaaGCTAGAGGAACGATGGAGGAAAGAACCAATGGTGACATACTTGTTACTCGCTGGAACGATAATGCAGTGGTAACAATGATGACAAATTGTATCCAGGGAGGAAATAAGGTTGTAAACCGTTActcaaggaaagagaaaaaaaatgttactgttccTATTCCTCTTGCCATTGCAGAGTACAACAAATTCATGGGAGGAGTAGATTTATGTGACCAACTATTGGCCATGTATAGGGTGAACATCAGGACAAAAAAGTGGTGGTGGCCATTTTTCGCCTGGGCAGTAGACGTGTCATGTGTTCAGGGCTGGTTGTTACACCGACATGTGGGGAGTACAATGGACCATTTACAGTTTCGACGAGAATGCGCTCTGTACATGATGAGGCATTTTGGATCTCCATCTGCTGGACGTGGTTTTAGACAATCACATACGGGGGCTGAGGAAATCAGGACTGATCACTTAGACCATTTGATAACTAAAGGGTCATCGAAGTATAAAGTATGTGCTCAGTGTAAAAAAAGAACAGTTTACATttgcaaaaaatgtaatatttctttacaCCTAGAATGTTTTCTTGCATTTCATGagaaatga